A region from the Lentisphaera profundi genome encodes:
- a CDS encoding DUF368 domain-containing protein, which translates to MKVFIKGMLMGTADVVPGISGGTLALIVGIYERLINALKNLSPQIIYKLLRSLFFCIQKQGRENFVQEFKKIDGQFLTQLGFGVLSAIIIGSSFIPQLIIHHTALTFSCFLGLIVPSIFLPWSMIKKNRLSNYIFFFIGLAITIGSTMAVKGSVSGSSELISFANATWICFTSAFIAICAMILPGISGSFILMLLGQYIFILGLIVRLKQSVTGKVSAEKADALSLVQHFSTIETIILLSIFGLGCLIGLGVMSRVIHKALEKFHDHTMALLTGMIASALYVLWPFKIDMLNADGSILANKGIWIPRAYNTLPDFSSDSFVQSTILFAISLSLSYLLIRKGNKANKKAA; encoded by the coding sequence ATGAAAGTTTTTATCAAAGGCATGCTAATGGGCACCGCAGATGTGGTCCCAGGAATTAGCGGAGGCACACTAGCTTTAATTGTCGGCATATACGAAAGACTCATCAATGCACTCAAAAATTTATCTCCACAAATTATATATAAATTACTCCGCTCACTATTTTTCTGTATCCAGAAACAAGGACGCGAAAATTTTGTCCAAGAGTTCAAAAAAATTGACGGTCAATTCTTAACACAACTCGGATTTGGCGTACTTTCTGCGATTATCATTGGCAGTAGTTTTATCCCTCAACTCATCATTCATCATACTGCACTTACTTTTTCCTGCTTTCTCGGACTTATCGTTCCTTCCATCTTCCTCCCCTGGAGCATGATTAAAAAAAACCGTCTCTCTAACTACATTTTTTTCTTTATCGGCTTAGCCATCACAATAGGCAGTACTATGGCCGTCAAAGGCTCCGTATCTGGATCAAGCGAATTGATTAGCTTTGCCAATGCCACATGGATTTGTTTTACATCTGCTTTTATTGCCATCTGTGCCATGATCCTCCCTGGAATTAGTGGTTCTTTTATCCTCATGCTTCTTGGTCAATACATTTTTATTCTAGGCCTAATCGTTCGCTTAAAACAGAGTGTCACGGGGAAAGTATCCGCGGAAAAAGCAGACGCATTGAGTTTAGTTCAGCATTTCTCTACTATCGAAACTATTATATTACTCTCAATTTTTGGCCTAGGCTGCCTCATTGGGCTCGGAGTGATGAGTCGAGTTATCCACAAAGCTTTAGAAAAATTCCATGATCATACAATGGCCCTACTCACCGGCATGATTGCCAGTGCACTCTACGTCTTATGGCCTTTTAAAATAGACATGCTCAATGCTGACGGCTCAATTCTTGCTAATAAGGGGATATGGATTCCAAGGGCCTATAACACCCTACCCGATTTCTCTTCCGATAGCTTTGTTCAATCCACCATTCTTTTTGCTATCAGCTTGAGCCTCTCTTACCTTCTTATTCGCAAGGGAAACAAGGCAAATAAAAAGGCCGCCTAA
- the ilvD gene encoding dihydroxy-acid dehydratase, giving the protein MGNYRSKATTEGRNMAGARALWRATGMTDEDFGKPIIAVVNSFTQFVPGHVHLKDMGQLVAREIEKHGGVAKEFNTIAIDDGIAMGHDGMLYSLPSREIIADSVEYMVNGHKADAIVCISNCDKITPGMLMAAMRLNVPAVFVSGGPMEAGKTKLADGTTHATDLVDAMIAGADRDVSDEDATSYERTACPTCGSCSGMFTANSMNCLTEALGLSLPGNGSTLATHSDRKQLFLKAGRIIVDISKRYYEDFDDSVLPRSIATFEAFQNAMTLDIAMGGSTNTVLHIIAAAQEAGVNFTMKDIDELSRKVPNLCKVAPAIQTYHMEDVHRAGGIYALMGELKRAGLLNTETSTVHTPTLGQAIDEYDVLTTKDEAVKEFFRAGPAGIPTQTAFSQSTRYDTLDTDRENGCIRSIDNAYSLDGGLGVLYGNVALDGCVVKTAGVDESILKFSGPARVFESQDTAVAAILADKIVAGDVVVIRYEGPKGGPGMQEMLYPTTYLKSRGLGAACALLTDGRFSGGTSGLSIGHVSPEAASGGAIALIEEGDTINIDIPNRIIAIDISDEDLAARRKKMEASDKPWRPISRKRTVSKALKAYGAMATSADKGAVRDVDWF; this is encoded by the coding sequence ATGGGTAATTATCGCTCAAAAGCGACCACTGAGGGTCGCAATATGGCTGGGGCACGTGCACTTTGGCGCGCAACAGGCATGACAGATGAAGATTTTGGTAAGCCAATTATTGCTGTAGTGAATTCATTTACTCAGTTTGTTCCAGGTCATGTTCATTTAAAAGACATGGGCCAGTTGGTTGCAAGAGAAATTGAAAAACACGGTGGTGTAGCAAAAGAATTTAATACGATCGCCATTGATGATGGGATTGCGATGGGGCATGATGGTATGCTCTATAGTCTACCTTCGCGTGAGATTATTGCTGACTCAGTTGAGTATATGGTGAATGGTCATAAAGCAGATGCCATTGTTTGTATCTCTAATTGCGACAAGATTACTCCTGGTATGTTAATGGCCGCAATGAGATTGAATGTTCCTGCAGTATTTGTTTCAGGTGGTCCAATGGAAGCTGGTAAGACTAAGCTTGCTGATGGTACGACTCATGCGACTGACTTGGTCGATGCGATGATTGCAGGTGCTGATCGCGATGTAAGTGATGAAGATGCGACTAGCTATGAACGTACGGCCTGTCCGACTTGTGGTTCTTGCTCAGGTATGTTCACTGCGAACTCAATGAACTGCTTAACTGAAGCCCTCGGTTTATCATTGCCGGGCAATGGTTCAACTTTGGCGACTCACTCCGATCGTAAACAGCTTTTCTTGAAAGCAGGGCGTATCATCGTAGATATTTCTAAACGTTACTACGAAGATTTCGACGATTCAGTTCTCCCACGCTCAATTGCTACTTTCGAAGCATTTCAGAATGCGATGACGCTTGATATCGCTATGGGCGGTTCAACAAATACGGTATTACATATTATTGCAGCGGCTCAAGAAGCTGGTGTGAATTTCACTATGAAGGATATTGATGAACTCTCACGTAAAGTTCCTAACCTTTGTAAAGTAGCTCCGGCAATTCAGACTTATCACATGGAAGACGTTCACCGTGCGGGTGGTATTTATGCTCTCATGGGGGAACTCAAGCGTGCAGGTTTGCTCAATACTGAAACGAGTACAGTGCATACGCCGACGCTTGGTCAAGCAATTGATGAATACGATGTCCTCACAACTAAAGATGAAGCGGTTAAAGAATTTTTCAGAGCGGGTCCAGCTGGAATTCCGACGCAAACGGCTTTCAGTCAGAGTACTCGCTACGATACACTCGATACCGATCGTGAAAATGGCTGTATTCGAAGTATCGACAATGCTTACTCGCTAGATGGTGGCTTAGGCGTACTCTATGGTAATGTGGCGCTTGATGGCTGTGTTGTTAAGACTGCGGGTGTGGATGAATCTATTCTTAAATTCTCAGGTCCAGCTCGTGTTTTCGAGAGTCAAGATACTGCAGTGGCAGCCATTCTTGCTGATAAAATTGTAGCTGGCGACGTCGTTGTGATTCGTTATGAAGGTCCTAAAGGCGGACCTGGTATGCAGGAAATGCTTTACCCAACAACTTACCTCAAGTCACGTGGCTTAGGTGCAGCTTGTGCACTACTTACTGATGGACGTTTCTCTGGCGGTACTTCGGGTTTATCTATTGGTCACGTCTCGCCTGAAGCAGCTTCCGGCGGTGCTATTGCACTGATAGAAGAGGGTGATACGATCAATATTGATATTCCAAACCGGATAATAGCGATTGATATTTCTGATGAAGATTTAGCGGCTCGTCGTAAAAAGATGGAAGCCTCGGATAAGCCTTGGCGACCTATAAGTAGAAAGCGCACGGTATCAAAAGCGTTGAAAGCTTATGGTGCGATGGCAACTTCTGCTGATAAGGGTGCTGTAAGAGATGTTGATTGGTTCTAA
- the carB gene encoding carbamoyl-phosphate synthase large subunit, with amino-acid sequence MPKRDDIKRILLLGSGPIVIGQACEFDYSGTQACKALREEGYEVVLVNSNPATIMTDPEFSDRTYIEPLTNEFLEKIIDRERPDAILPTLGGQTALNAAINLDAAGILAKYNVQMLGATPDVIDKAENRDRFRIAMENIGLDMPRCATATDMEGCYKVREWLGDYPLIIRPSFTMGGSGGGIAYNDEDFDRICGTGMDYSPTHEVLIDESILGWKEYELEVIRDKNDNAIIVCSIENFDPVGVHTGDSITVAPIQTLSDREYQIMRDKSIAVLREVGVETGGSNVQWAVCPETGRMVIIEMNPRVSRSSALASKATGFPIAKIAAKLAVGYTLDELQNDITQSTPACFEPSIDYVVTKIPRFTFEKFAGAEDSLNTQMKSVGEVMAIGKTFKQSFQKALRGMEIGRFGFGADGKDAPFENADDKEITRLLADPNSQRTFALRAAFKRGWSVERVFDICKIDPWFLRHLEELVAYEGEIQSAGDLEGLTADAALFRQAKEFGYSDPQIAYLLSSDADKVRAARKKIGLTPSFNLVDTCAAEFSAVTPYYYSTYSELNEVRPTNDKKTIMIIGGGPNRIGQGIEFDYCCVHASFALREAGFETIMVNSNPETVSTDYDTSDKLYFEPLTLEDVLAIYEAEDCDGAIVQFGGQTPLNLAAKLKENGVNVIGTSPESIEQAEDRDFFQKLVTELDIKQPENGMAVNVEEALIIAERIEYPVLVRPSFVLGGRAMAIVYDEAELSKYMETAVDVSDDRPILVDKFLDDAVEVDVDCISDGETSVIGAIMEHVEPAGVHSGDSATCIPSMTLSDDIKDVIRKHTYNLAKALKVRGLMNIQYAVQEGEVYIIEVNPRASRTIPYVSKAIGVPMAKYASLVMAGQTLKELGFTEEVEVKYWSVKEAVFPFVRFPGHDVILSPEMKSTGEVMGISGNSGLAFLKAQVMAGNKIPEGGAVMITVMDRDKDKILPHAKDLAELGFELYATKGTATFLCENGVKVNALFKISEGQPNTLNLIKDGSIKWIINTPTGSQPRKDEVAMRAAAIMNNIPMTTTIPALAAAVSGLKHLGSGQSFGVLSLQEIHS; translated from the coding sequence ATGCCCAAACGCGATGACATAAAAAGAATTTTACTCCTCGGATCAGGCCCCATTGTTATTGGTCAAGCCTGTGAATTTGATTACTCCGGAACCCAGGCTTGCAAAGCCTTAAGAGAAGAAGGGTACGAAGTCGTACTCGTAAATAGTAATCCTGCAACAATTATGACGGATCCAGAGTTTTCTGATCGCACATATATTGAGCCCCTTACAAATGAATTCCTTGAAAAGATTATTGACCGTGAGCGCCCAGATGCGATTCTACCAACTCTTGGTGGACAAACGGCTTTAAATGCAGCTATCAATTTAGATGCAGCAGGAATTTTAGCAAAATATAATGTTCAGATGCTTGGTGCTACGCCAGATGTCATTGATAAAGCCGAAAACCGTGACCGTTTCCGTATTGCGATGGAAAATATTGGTCTTGATATGCCCCGCTGTGCGACTGCTACCGATATGGAAGGTTGTTATAAGGTTCGTGAATGGCTTGGTGATTACCCGCTCATTATTCGTCCAAGTTTTACTATGGGTGGATCAGGTGGCGGAATAGCTTATAATGACGAAGATTTCGATCGTATTTGTGGTACTGGAATGGATTATAGCCCAACTCATGAAGTTTTGATTGACGAATCGATATTGGGCTGGAAAGAGTATGAACTTGAAGTGATTCGCGATAAAAATGATAATGCTATCATTGTCTGTTCAATTGAAAATTTTGATCCAGTAGGCGTACACACAGGTGATTCAATTACGGTTGCACCGATTCAAACTTTGAGTGATCGTGAATATCAAATCATGCGTGATAAATCTATTGCGGTTTTACGTGAAGTTGGTGTTGAAACGGGAGGATCAAATGTTCAGTGGGCAGTTTGTCCTGAGACTGGGCGTATGGTTATTATCGAAATGAACCCACGTGTATCACGTTCATCAGCTCTCGCCTCTAAAGCGACAGGCTTCCCCATTGCGAAAATTGCAGCTAAGTTAGCAGTAGGTTATACACTGGATGAACTTCAAAACGATATTACGCAATCAACTCCTGCTTGTTTTGAGCCATCAATTGATTATGTCGTAACAAAGATTCCACGTTTCACTTTCGAGAAATTTGCCGGTGCAGAAGATTCACTTAATACACAGATGAAATCTGTTGGTGAAGTTATGGCTATTGGTAAAACATTTAAACAGTCATTCCAAAAAGCTCTACGTGGAATGGAGATTGGTCGCTTCGGTTTTGGTGCTGATGGTAAAGATGCGCCTTTCGAAAATGCAGACGATAAAGAAATTACTAGGCTTCTTGCCGATCCAAACTCACAACGAACATTTGCACTGAGAGCCGCTTTTAAGCGTGGTTGGTCAGTTGAGAGAGTTTTTGATATCTGTAAAATTGATCCTTGGTTCCTTCGTCACCTAGAAGAATTAGTGGCTTATGAAGGCGAAATTCAATCTGCTGGCGATCTAGAAGGTTTAACTGCAGACGCAGCGCTTTTCCGACAAGCCAAAGAGTTTGGTTATTCCGATCCACAGATTGCTTACCTTTTATCTAGTGATGCAGACAAAGTTCGCGCTGCTCGCAAAAAGATTGGTCTCACTCCTTCGTTCAACTTAGTGGATACTTGTGCCGCAGAATTCTCTGCAGTGACACCTTATTATTATTCAACGTATTCAGAGCTTAATGAAGTTCGTCCAACGAATGATAAAAAGACGATTATGATTATTGGTGGTGGACCCAATCGAATTGGTCAAGGTATTGAATTTGATTACTGTTGTGTGCATGCCTCTTTTGCCTTACGTGAAGCTGGCTTTGAAACAATTATGGTTAACTCCAATCCGGAAACAGTGTCGACTGATTACGATACATCTGATAAGCTTTACTTTGAGCCATTAACTCTAGAAGATGTCTTGGCGATTTATGAAGCCGAAGACTGTGATGGAGCAATTGTTCAGTTTGGTGGTCAAACACCATTGAATTTAGCTGCGAAGCTCAAAGAGAATGGCGTTAATGTTATTGGTACGAGTCCAGAAAGTATTGAACAAGCTGAAGATCGTGATTTCTTCCAGAAATTAGTGACTGAGTTAGATATCAAGCAGCCAGAAAATGGTATGGCCGTGAACGTTGAAGAGGCCCTTATCATTGCAGAGAGAATTGAATACCCAGTGTTGGTTCGTCCTTCTTTTGTTCTCGGTGGTAGAGCTATGGCAATTGTCTATGATGAAGCTGAGCTCAGTAAATATATGGAAACGGCCGTAGATGTTTCTGATGATAGACCCATTCTCGTAGATAAATTTCTTGATGACGCAGTAGAAGTTGATGTAGATTGTATTTCTGATGGCGAAACTTCGGTTATTGGCGCGATCATGGAACACGTTGAGCCTGCAGGAGTTCACTCAGGTGATTCGGCAACATGCATTCCATCAATGACTTTGAGTGATGATATAAAGGATGTGATTCGCAAGCATACCTATAACTTGGCGAAAGCACTGAAAGTACGTGGATTAATGAATATTCAGTACGCAGTTCAAGAAGGAGAAGTTTATATCATTGAAGTGAATCCACGTGCATCACGTACCATTCCTTATGTATCGAAAGCGATTGGAGTTCCAATGGCTAAGTACGCGTCATTAGTTATGGCGGGTCAAACGCTGAAAGAACTTGGTTTTACTGAAGAAGTTGAAGTTAAATATTGGTCAGTGAAAGAAGCTGTTTTCCCATTTGTTAGATTCCCTGGTCACGATGTGATACTTTCCCCAGAAATGAAATCTACTGGTGAAGTTATGGGTATATCTGGTAACTCTGGTTTAGCTTTCTTGAAAGCTCAGGTTATGGCGGGGAATAAAATCCCTGAGGGTGGCGCAGTTATGATTACTGTAATGGACCGTGATAAAGATAAGATTTTACCTCATGCAAAAGACTTAGCAGAATTAGGCTTCGAGCTCTATGCAACAAAGGGTACCGCGACTTTCCTATGTGAGAATGGCGTAAAAGTAAACGCTCTTTTTAAAATAAGTGAAGGTCAGCCTAATACCTTGAATTTGATTAAAGATGGTTCGATTAAGTGGATTATTAATACTCCTACGGGTTCACAGCCACGCAAGGATGAAGTCGCCATGCGAGCGGCTGCAATTATGAATAACATTCCAATGACGACAACTATCCCGGCACTTGCGGCAGCGGTATCTGGCCTTAAGCACTTGGGTTCAGGTCAGTCTTTTGGAGTCTTGAGTTTACAAGAAATTCATTCATAG